The following nucleotide sequence is from Archocentrus centrarchus isolate MPI-CPG fArcCen1 chromosome 18, fArcCen1, whole genome shotgun sequence.
GAAAAGTGCCTTATTACTGTAGTTAATGattgttttattactttttctACCTCAGGGTTTAAGATGTAACTTGAACAAAAGGAGGATTGGTTCAGTTTAATGGGCTTAAATGCTTTAAGAGAATTACCGATAAACTAATAAATAGACTCTTTACCTATCACATCCTCAAATAGCTACACAGTGTTCAGGTTTTGCTCATGAAGGGCATTCACAAGGTTTATTTGAATGAAATGCAGCAGCGTGACGCAGTCCAAACAATTGTCTTGCTTTCTCTGCTTACATTCAGGACCAAACTTTGGTCAGAAATGATTTTTTGGTTCCCAAGTGCTTCTTTAAGTTGCTTGGCACAAGCTGGCAGCTGGGGCTGCCTCCTGGTCACTGTCAGTCGGGGACGTTCATAAATTCCCACCATCCAGAAACTCTGAGAAGGAGCATCTGCAAGTCATCAAGGCATGCCATTTAGAGATTTTAAATGGAGATTTAGAGATTCAGCCAGAAAAAATTGATAGGAAGTGCATTTGGTGCCGCAAACTACCACACGGGCAGTTTTGAGTGTTTTGGCAGGTgcttaggtgtgtgtgtgtgtgtgtgtgtgtgtgtgtgtgtgtgtgtgtgtgtgtgtgtgtgtgtgtgtgtgtgtgtgtgtgtgtgtgtgtgtgtgtgtgtgtggatgtggatGTGGATGTCTGTGGGCATCCAGTACATACAGTCATGAAACTTCAGAACGTGAGTAGCTGGGATCAAAATTAATGTTGAATTTGAAGGTGGGAGCAGTCTTCAATGGTCTCTAGTTTGTCTTtaatattcttatttttttgtgcttggcttgtgtttaaaaatatcCTTTTTCACACTTTCTTCTtccagaaacaggaaatgaaataaTGTGCCCTATAAAAGATCCCAGATTGTTGGAGAAGCTGAAAGCATGCCTCATTAAATTCCTTCTGTTTTCTCCAGGACACGTTCTCCATGGCAGTATCATTCTTGTCAGGGAAGGTTGTGTACGTATCGCCCCAGGGCTCATCCCTGTTGCGTTGTAAGCCCGAGTGTCTCCAAGGAACCATGTTTTCTGATCTTTTGGCTCCACAAGACATCAGCACCTTCTACAGCAGCACGGCACCCTGCCGCCTGCCCGCCTGGGCTTCCTGCATCGGGTCTGGTGAGCATATGCTGACTGAAAATGGGAACAAGACTTAAGCTGTGTTTTTCTTATGTTTCCTGTACTGACTGACTCTGGTCTCCCCCAGTGTCTCCTCCAGTCGACTGCACCCAGGAGAAGTCCATGTTCTGTCGGCTCAGTGCTGACCGGCCGCAGGGCGGCGAGATGCGCTATTACCCCTTTCGCCTCACGCCCTACCAGCTCACCATCAGAGACTCGGACGCCGCTGAGCCGCAACCCTGCTGCCTGCTGATCGCAGAGAGGGTCCACTCTGGATACGAGGGTATTTGATATAATCCCATGTTGTCTGTATGTACAGTTGTTTGTGTATATGTCAGTTTTAAATTACACATTCATCACCAGTTACTCTGTTTATTTGACACTGAGAGGGAGGACATTAAGTCACACACAACTAAAAAGATGTACCAGaatattttatattacattttGATGTAGGATCAACATAATGCcttgcacttttttttacagcagGTGAAATAGTAAATCCATCCACTGGAACCAAATAATTACCTTAAGTTTCCTCCTTTACTGTTATAAAGATAAGGACAGAAATGTTCTTGCATGTAAAATGTAAGCAGACACCAGTGAGTGAATAGAGCAGCACAAAAAACAGCGTTTGGTGTCAGCAATAAAGCCAGCAAAGTAAAAACTGCGTTATGAATAAGTAACTTATGGTCTGACATGTGACAGGTTACTAGTTTGGTTTCAGAgggtgtgtttgtttgggtgagACAGGATGAGTGGGCGGTGCGTTGGTGTTATTTCTTATGACAGGATGTTGCAGTGGAAAATGAAACGAGTGAGCCTAGAGTtttcaggaaaacaaacaaacaaaagaacagagTCTAGTGTGTCTAAACTCTAACAGGTGCAAAGTCTGCTTCCATTATAGCTCTGGAGGAAATGTAAATACAAGAGACAGACACAGCGCATGTGGAATGCCATATTCCTTTGAATATGGATAATGTAGACACTCAATACTGCATGCCAGTGCCAGACACAAAAGGTCTGTTTCACCCTCCAAACATACAGTTTTTCTCATCTGGTCTGTGCCCTCTGTCCCCGTCAGCTCCTCGCATCCCACCCGACAAGAGGATCTTCACCACTAGTCACTCTCCCAGCTGCCTCTTCCAGGAAGTTGATGAGAGGTCAGTTACCCTACCTCTGgcccttttctgtttttaaacttcTGTAGTGACATGGACTCATAAATTCACATTGGATTTGGAGACAGCTTCTTTTCTAATTTCACTTCACTTCTATGGATGTGTGCAAACTAATAAATCTCAGGTGTCTAACATTGAGGAAATGTGCTGTGTTTGCAGGGCAGTGCCACTGTTGGGCTACCTCCCTCAGGACTTGGTCGGGACACCCATCCTGCTCTACATCCACCCTGAGGACAGGCCCATTATGGTGGCTATACATGAGAAGAGTAAGCCTCTTTAACCCTTTCTTCGAAACGTAGTCACACACGACAAGCCTCACCTGGGAGTTTTTCTtattcattgtcccctgaaagCATCCCTGAAAGAATTCCTACAGGGGAGGTTGGGAGTGGGCATAAAGGTTAAAGGTGCAGGCCACCCAAAAACAGACTGATAGTTTCTTCAGTAGAAAACAACCTTCCATTATAGCTTTGATGAAGGCAGAAGTAAAATTGTCAGAAttaactggattttttttaaaaatctcatgATAAGAATGGgaaactttaattttaaaattgtcaCAATGTCTCTTATTGATGAAACCTAACATTGTTTGGTTTAGGCTTGCAGTGTTGCAGCTGTTCCTGTCTGTATTTGGGATGTTATTTGCAGGTGTATCTGTCACAGAGAAGCCCAGGGCTGAATAAACTGTTCACAGCTTTcatagctgttttacaactcgGCACACTCACACAATGTCTGCTTTGTCATCTCTGTTAAGTCTTTCAGTTTGCCGGGCAGCCGTTCGACTACTCGCCCCTGCGTATGTGCGCTCGCAGCGGGGAGTATCTCACCATGGACACCAGCTGGTCTTCCTTTGTCAACCCCTGGAGCAGAAAGGTGGCGTTCATCGTGGGACGGCACAAAGTCAGAACGTAAGTTTTTCCCATCACTCTGTTCATGAACAGATTTTGTAGTGGTTGTTTTAGTGAAGTTTCAGGCTACTTGTTGTTGAAGGAGTAAGCCTTGTTCATTGGTCATCTGACCTTAAAGCCCATCAGACACACATTTAATACTGCTTTTAATGATTGAGGAAGGAGCTTCTTAAAAAGTGTCAGCCACTTTAAGTGAACATGAGAAATTGCAGACTTGGAGTTTGTTTCTGATATACTATTTTTCATATAGTTTATATCAGATAAACAGTTGTAAGATATGTCCCTTTCCCTGTCTCCAGGAGCCCCCTGAATGAAGACGTGTTCACCATGCCGCAGGACTGCGAGAGTCGCACCACCACGCCCGACATCGTCCAACTGAGTGAGCAGATCCACCGGCTCTTGGTGCAGCCGGTGCACAGTGGCAGCTCTCAGGGCTACAGCTCGCTTGGGTCCAGCGGCTCACGGGGCTCCCACCGCTCCAACCAACAGCACCTCAGTGCCTCGGCCGCCTCTTCCAGCGAAAGCAACAGCCCTGTTGTAGATGAAGTCGCGGGCGCATTGCACAAACCTGTAAGTCTGAGAAAAGAGTGTTTTGGGGtctaaatacaaacaaaggcaactAATTCTGGGCATGCGTTTGGTTTCATGCATAGCTGAGTTAAACTTCACCAGTTGTGTAAAAAATTTTGACCACATCAAATTTTGTGTCTGCACTGACACTAAATCATTTTAAAGGGAACCTATTATGCCGTATTAAGACAAAGCAaaagtttaaaattaattactaGTGATGCaatagtggtgtataaacacatggagAGTCAACaaaaggtgagtgaagaagaaaagctcagtgcatcatgggaagcccccagcagcctaggtctattgcagcataactgatGGAGGGTCTGTGTGAGAGTGAttgtgattgtttggagacaggtcgCCTTGTGATTGACAGTGGTTGCCCAGAGGGCGGCGGGTGTTGCACATTCAACCTCTGGGCAATCAGCTGGTCACTGCAACTACTTGaaatccggtctttaagtctgatgtcatttccaggtccaaatgctcctaaataaacaacAATGGCATAACCAacgactgttcactattaaaggtgattgtaacataccttatcagctgcagccatttccgcttctcATTCTCATCGGCAAAATCACGTAAATGGAATTTtatgtcatcacttaacaaccggataGGTGTCCAACTTCAAAATCAAGTCACCAGGCAactaccaatttttttttttccctacttgCAAGGAGATTGCCGTGCTTTTACTCTAGCGTGACTAAATCATAAAGCAGCTTATTTCAGGCATTAGATGAACAGAGGAAGGGTTATTTTTAACTATGAATCATACAAGGCTACTCTAAAAATTATTcagctggaaatgagctcaTGTCCCCtttgtgaaatgtttttgttcacaagCCTGTTTATCACCTCGTTTTGATACAGCCGCGTTTTCCTGGGTAATATTGCATCGTATTTAGGTTGTAGTGTTACGCACAGGCAATATGACACATTGGCAGAAGATCCAGACTGGTGTCATTAACTCATTAGATCTGCAGCtgattttccttgtttttttttttttccccctagaTGACGTTCCAGCAGATTTGCAAAGACGTCCATATGGTGAAAACAAACGGGCAGCAGGTTTTCATCGAGTCTCGCAACCGCCCACTGCCAAGAAAAAACACCGGTACAGGTAAGAGGATGGAGTTATAGTTTTAGATCTGCAGCACGTGCCGACTTGCCTGTCACAGGAGAATAAATGATGACATAAgaatagtaaataataaattatggtaaatacaaacaaatgttAGTTTTATTGCTGTACCAAGAAAGACATAAAGTTCATAATAAGGTTGTCCGTTTAATTTCCTGATCCTCTTTATTCATCATCCAGGCACAGCAGGCATCAGAGCGATCAACAGTGATCCAATCAGAGGGTTGATAGCGGACATGACAAATCCGTGCAAAAGTTTGGTCCCTGCACCACTTGTACAGAAGGAGCCGTCTACTAGCTACTCCTACCAGCAGATCAACTGTCTGGACAGCATCATTAGGTTTGTGCACAAACCTAAAGTTGTTTCTAtgttgtcattatttttcatctttccACTTATCCTGTGATTTCTCACACAGGTACTTGGAGAGCTGCAACATTCCTAATACTGTTAAAAGGAAGTGTGGGTCTTCCTCCTGCACTGCCTCCTCAACGTCTGATGATGACAAACAGGAGCCCAGCGGCAACAGCAAAGGTACTTTTCTATGTCCTGGAACTAATTTGAGTTGTTAGGCAGGTAATGATGAAGGTAATTAGCTAGAATACAACAAACCTGGTTGATGTTGTATCTGTCCAACTAAATTCTGACGATGTTGTCTCTGCAGGTGGTTCAGTTAACCTCGTAGGTGAACCacctcctctgcctcccctgaccATGGCCACAAAGGCAGAGAGTGTAGCCTCAGTTACGTCTCAGTGTAGCTTCAGCAGCACCATCGTCCATGTGGGAGACAAGAAGCCTCCCGAGTCAGGTGGGCATCGTTGACACTGACACTCTCCTTCCTGGAAGCTGCAGTACGAGTTCCTTGCACACCCTaaatttgaagattttttttttttttttttttttttttgatgtttaaGGTTGACGTTGAAGTTGTGCTGTTTATGCTTTCATTTTGCAATTGAACCTGTTTCTTTTGTAGGTATACGACCTGGAAATTTTCTGGTTGATGTCTTTGTTTTTCGTTCTTCTGTTATgctcactgttttctttttaaaacccacactgtgtttttttttttttttttccttgatatTCACCACCAAAATTATAATGTTACATCGGCTCCAGTGAAGAGGAGGCTTCCAGTTAACACACTCCTGTTTATCTGCTGCAGTAGATGTTTAAGTTTGCTGACAGTAGCCACCTGTAGCTCCTGGTCATTCCTCACTAAGTACAGCTGTGCGTCAAAATGTGTGCTTGTGGATGGAACAGTTATTTGCAAAATGAGtcatctttatttcttttttatatcaTTACACCTCGCCTTCTCgtcctcttctcttcttctcctcctctcacaGACATCGTCATGGAGGAAGCTCCTACAACTCCCACGCTGGCTCCTCCCTATGCTGCACAGACTCCTCCCACTACCATCACCCTGACTCCTCTCGCAAGCAGTTCAGCGCTTCCCACAAATGCAGCCATcgctcctcctctccctccccctCCGCCACCACCTCCTCTTCTCCCTCAAGCCAGCCAGCCAGATAGAGACAGCCGGAGAAGTGGAAGTGTAGGAGGCGGAGCAGCGGGAGGTGGAGGTGGCCGGCTGGGTCTTACCAAGGAGGTGCTGTCCGCCCACACTCAGCAGGAGGAGCAAGCCTTCCTCGACCGCTTCAAGGACCTCAGCAAGCTGCGTGTTCTCGATCAGACGGTGTCTTCGACTGTGCGCTGCCGCACCGCAGCTGTCAACCCTCTGTCACAAGGTAGGAGCACACTATCagcctaaaacacacacacacacacacacacacacacacacacacacacacacacacacacacgctgtttACTTACACTAAATTATTTGGCTTCTATCACTATCTGTCTGGCAGTCCACCGAATCAAGCTTTAGGTACTCAGTAACTTAGCCAGATAGGGTAGATACTGGTGTACAGAGAATTACCAGTCACTGTTACTgataatcaatcaatcaataatcaTTTGTTAAGCTAAAACACCAAACACTTGCTGGATGAACGTTTAGTGTGTTTCCTcacttttattgatttgaaataGTTTATCTTGGACCGTTGATCATACAAAACAACCAAAGTGTAGCAAGaatttaacactgaatgttttgtATTGAGTAGCTGTTTCGCATAATGGAGAAAGAAGTATTTAAAACTTTACTGACTAAAATCCCACCCttatttttaagtaaaaataGCAGTGCTACAGCATAAAGTTACATCATACCTATAAATGTATGCAAAAAGGAAATATTTATACAGAGTACCTATAACAGGGGTCTCTAGAGTTACGCGCCTCTTATGCCTACCTCCTGTGGCTCCTTAAAGCTTTCACAAAAAACTGAGGGCTAAGTCGAGATTATAAGGCTCAAATATATTTTGCAGCTCCATACAGTTTTTTTGTGGGGTCTAAAATTGcttaaaaatgccttttttgaTAGTAAAGGTTGCTAATCCTTGACCTAAAGTTAATGTACTGACTATTCAGAATGCAGCCTTACATACACAGCAATGTTGGTTTGTAATATATGATTCTACATATTGAACTGCATCAATTGATTTCTTTATACAGTGTATTACTTGAGCCAGTTGCACTTTATTTTTGGAAACTTGTATCATACACCTTCACAAGTCCACCGTCAGTACACTAATGTCTCTGAGGAAatgtctgtgattttatgtgaagCACCAAACTGAATGCAGTGTCTCTTCTATCTGCCACAGGAGTGCGTTGTTCCCGTGACTACCCAGCTGCAGGAGGTGGCACCGGTCACAGACGTGGTCGGGGCGGTAAGAGACTCAAGCACCAGGAGTCTTCTGACCAGCCCAGCTCTCTGGGCCTGAGTGGGAGTCGACAAGACCCCAGAAGCAGCACTGCTCCCATGCCTCTCAACGTGCCTCTCGTTCCTCCCACAACCTCATCCTCCTGGCCTTCTGTAGGCTCCCAGGCTAGCATGCCCTCTGCTCCTTTTGCCCCTGGTATGCTTCCAATCTACCCTGTCTACCCACCTCTTACACAGCCGTTACCTGTCCCAGATCCGTCACGTTTCCCCCCTGCCCAGATGGTTCCTCCCATGATGGCCTTTGTTCTACCCAACTACATGTTCCCGCAGATGGGAGTGCCCATCTCTCAGCCAGGCTCAACTCCCGGACACTTTTACAATCCTAACTTCAGTTACCCTGGGGTCCCCACAGCCACTGTCCCTACTACTTTGTCCAACCCAGTGCCCACGCCAGGCACCTGCGCCCCGTCTCGCAGTAGCACGCCGCAGTCTTACACTCAGACGCCAGTCGATCGTGAAGGTGCAGAGTCTCCCCTCTTCCAATCCCGATGCTCCTCCCCTCTCAACTTGCTTCAGCTGGAGGAATCGCCGAGCAACCGGTTAGAGGTTGCCACGGCACTAGCAGCATCTCAGCAGGCTTCGCCTTCGGTGCAGGGCGGAGCAGCCAGAGGACAgagctcagccaatcagaggagcTCGGATGATACCTCCAAGGAAAATGAGAATGTAAGAGTTCAGGATAGGATGTCTAAACTAAAATTCAGCTGTTTTTCATGAAAGACTTAAATTTTTATTTCCCTTTCATTAGGCTGAGGCTAATGAGTCCAACAATGATGCCATGTCCACCTCCAGCGACCTGCTGGACATGCTGCTCCAGGAAGACTCACGCTCAGGCACTGGCTCAGCTGCCTCTGGTTCAGGGTCTTCGGGAACAAGATCCTCGGGATCAGGCTCCGGTTCCAATGGCTGCAGCTCATCTGGCACCAGCGGCACCAGTCAGTAGATTAATATTATCAATAACATCTAGTTTAAAGTCTTTAATTTAATGATTTCCATCTTGGGGATtgagagttcagggtcacccTGACAGTTGCTTGTTATTAGAAAATTAGATCTTAATAGATGAAAAATAGATAAAACAAATCAGAAACTCTAAAAGTTGCCAAAAAACCTAAAATTTCacttaaaaacaatgttttgaTTGAGATTCTCTTAATCAGCACTTTTAATAATGTTTTATACTGAAGCTCAGACAGCAAACTCTCTGTCCAAAAATGCTTTTCTCCTTTTAGTCAGTAGCCAGGGGACCCACACCAGCAAGTACTTCGGCAGCATCGACTCATCGGAGAACGACCATTCTCGCAaacagccagcagggggcagcagcaGCGCGGGAGGAGACGGTGGAGAGGAGCAGTTTATCAAGTGTGTGCTGCAGGACCCCATCTGGCTGCTGATGGCCAACACAGACGACAAGGTCATGATGACGTATCAGCTGCCTGTCAGGTACAGCACTGGGCAAAATGTCACTGAAGACTCATTCATTCAGCTTTCAGTACCAGTGTTTAAAACAGAGCAGTCCAGTTACTGTAGTATGGAAGAGAAATGTGTCCAGATGTCAGATTAATTTCATGTGTCACATATTGACCAAGCAGTTATCAGTCCAGAAAGGCAAGCAGCTTAACACTGTTCCACCTTCTTTGTGTCTTCATCTACAGGGACATGGAGACGGTGCTGCGAGAGGATCGTGAGTCCCTGAGGAACATGCAGAAACACCAGCCACGCTtcacagaggagcagaagagggagctgagccaGGTCCATCCCTGGATCCGCACAGGACGCCTGCCACGAGCCATCAACATCTCCGTAAGCACAGCAAATCCAGCCTATCCCTCATCGAGGTGCGTTGTGTGATCTTTTGTGTGGCAGAAAAGACAGGAAGTtgcttctctctgtgctttcaggGCTGTACCGGCTGCAAGTCCCCCCCCGCCGTTCCTCCAGCTGCACCGTTCGATGTGGAGATCCACGAGATGGAGTTGTGCAGCGTGCTCAAGGCTGAGGAGGAGAGCGCCGGCGAGACGATGAAAAATCTCTCGGAGACAGCTCACCCGGAAGACGAAGAGGACCAAGGCGTTGATGATAAAGGAACCAAAAAGCAAGACAGCAGCCAAGACATGGcagcagaggagcagaggaTGGGATCAGACAAAAATGAGACTTAGCTGCTTAAGCCTGACAGGACTCACCACATAGGTGGCCCAAAGTGAAAAGCACTAGCGCTCATCATGAGCTTCATCATGAGGCAGTACGCACCTTGCAGGACTTCCCGTGCTCAAAGCATCATTAC
It contains:
- the per1b gene encoding period circadian protein homolog 1b isoform X5, which encodes MSYDNSKSTPSSSTWGRMAGGDKKDQEAESQGLSVQKTSSGQLGDSVTQTGQRSGAGGGSSPSEGSRSGGSSGDQRGPASDDMDGISSGNDSGERESEGGMERENRSHGHQSARSSHSSSNGKDSGMILETTESNKSSNSQSLSPPSGSLVYSLPSSSSEHDPHSTSGCSSGQSARVQTQKELMKAIKELKLRLPAERKVKGHSSTLNALKYALQCVKQVRANKEYYHQWSVEECHGCSLDLSTFTIEELDNITSEYTLKNTDTFSMAVSFLSGKVVYVSPQGSSLLRCKPECLQGTMFSDLLAPQDISTFYSSTAPCRLPAWASCIGSVSPPVDCTQEKSMFCRLSADRPQGGEMRYYPFRLTPYQLTIRDSDAAEPQPCCLLIAERVHSGYEAPRIPPDKRIFTTSHSPSCLFQEVDERAVPLLGYLPQDLVGTPILLYIHPEDRPIMVAIHEKIFQFAGQPFDYSPLRMCARSGEYLTMDTSWSSFVNPWSRKVAFIVGRHKVRTSPLNEDVFTMPQDCESRTTTPDIVQLSEQIHRLLVQPVHSGSSQGYSSLGSSGSRGSHRSNQQHLSASAASSSESNSPVVDEVAGALHKPMTFQQICKDVHMVKTNGQQVFIESRNRPLPRKNTGTGTAGIRAINSDPIRGLIADMTNPCKSLVPAPLVQKEPSTSYSYQQINCLDSIIRYLESCNIPNTVKRKCGSSSCTASSTSDDDKQEPSGNSKGGSVNLVGEPPPLPPLTMATKAESVASVTSQCSFSSTIVHVGDKKPPESDIVMEEAPTTPTLAPPYAAQTPPTTITLTPLASSSALPTNAAIAPPLPPPPPPPPLLPQASQPDRDSRRSGSVGGGAAGGGGGRLGLTKEVLSAHTQQEEQAFLDRFKDLSKLRVLDQTVSSTVRCRTAAVNPLSQGVRCSRDYPAAGGGTGHRRGRGGKRLKHQESSDQPSSLGLSGSRQDPRSSTAPMPLNVPLVPPTTSSSWPSVGSQASMPSAPFAPGMLPIYPVYPPLTQPLPVPDPSRFPPAQMVPPMMAFVLPNYMFPQMGVPISQPGSTPGHFYNPNFSYPGVPTATVPTTLSNPVPTPGTCAPSRSSTPQSYTLQDFPCSKHHYTGCKMSSAGMLRCILIRKTSIYCWTAGQGGHVDSLSLILMSAVQARTVTDN
- the per1b gene encoding period circadian protein homolog 1b isoform X1; translation: MSYDNSKSTPSSSTWGRMAGGDKKDQEAESQGLSVQKTSSGQLGDSVTQTGQRSGAGGGSSPSEGSRSGGSSGDQRGPASDDMDGISSGNDSGERESEGGMERENRSHGHQSARSSHSSSNGKDSGMILETTESNKSSNSQSLSPPSGSLVYSLPSSSSEHDPHSTSGCSSGQSARVQTQKELMKAIKELKLRLPAERKVKGHSSTLNALKYALQCVKQVRANKEYYHQWSVEECHGCSLDLSTFTIEELDNITSEYTLKNTDTFSMAVSFLSGKVVYVSPQGSSLLRCKPECLQGTMFSDLLAPQDISTFYSSTAPCRLPAWASCIGSVSPPVDCTQEKSMFCRLSADRPQGGEMRYYPFRLTPYQLTIRDSDAAEPQPCCLLIAERVHSGYEAPRIPPDKRIFTTSHSPSCLFQEVDERAVPLLGYLPQDLVGTPILLYIHPEDRPIMVAIHEKIFQFAGQPFDYSPLRMCARSGEYLTMDTSWSSFVNPWSRKVAFIVGRHKVRTSPLNEDVFTMPQDCESRTTTPDIVQLSEQIHRLLVQPVHSGSSQGYSSLGSSGSRGSHRSNQQHLSASAASSSESNSPVVDEVAGALHKPMTFQQICKDVHMVKTNGQQVFIESRNRPLPRKNTGTGTAGIRAINSDPIRGLIADMTNPCKSLVPAPLVQKEPSTSYSYQQINCLDSIIRYLESCNIPNTVKRKCGSSSCTASSTSDDDKQEPSGNSKGGSVNLVGEPPPLPPLTMATKAESVASVTSQCSFSSTIVHVGDKKPPESDIVMEEAPTTPTLAPPYAAQTPPTTITLTPLASSSALPTNAAIAPPLPPPPPPPPLLPQASQPDRDSRRSGSVGGGAAGGGGGRLGLTKEVLSAHTQQEEQAFLDRFKDLSKLRVLDQTVSSTVRCRTAAVNPLSQGVRCSRDYPAAGGGTGHRRGRGGKRLKHQESSDQPSSLGLSGSRQDPRSSTAPMPLNVPLVPPTTSSSWPSVGSQASMPSAPFAPGMLPIYPVYPPLTQPLPVPDPSRFPPAQMVPPMMAFVLPNYMFPQMGVPISQPGSTPGHFYNPNFSYPGVPTATVPTTLSNPVPTPGTCAPSRSSTPQSYTQTPVDREGAESPLFQSRCSSPLNLLQLEESPSNRLEVATALAASQQASPSVQGGAARGQSSANQRSSDDTSKENENAEANESNNDAMSTSSDLLDMLLQEDSRSGTGSAASGSGSSGTRSSGSGSGSNGCSSSGTSGTISSQGTHTSKYFGSIDSSENDHSRKQPAGGSSSAGGDGGEEQFIKCVLQDPIWLLMANTDDKVMMTYQLPVRDMETVLREDRESLRNMQKHQPRFTEEQKRELSQVHPWIRTGRLPRAINISGCTGCKSPPAVPPAAPFDVEIHEMELCSVLKAEEESAGETMKNLSETAHPEDEEDQGVDDKGTKKQDSSQDMAAEEQRMGSDKNET
- the per1b gene encoding period circadian protein homolog 1b isoform X4, translating into MSYDNSKSTPSSSTWGRMAGGDKKDQEAESQGLSVQKTSSGQLGDSVTQTGQRSGAGGGSSPSEGSRSGGSSGDQRGPASDDMDGISSGNDSGERESEGGMERENRSHGHQSARSSHSSSNGKDSGMILETTESNKSSNSQSLSPPSGSLVYSLPSSSSEHDPHSTSGCSSGQSARVQTQKELMKAIKELKLRLPAERKVKGHSSTLNALKYALQCVKQVRANKEYYHQWSVEECHGCSLDLSTFTIEELDNITSEYTLKNTDTFSMAVSFLSGKVVYVSPQGSSLLRCKPECLQGTMFSDLLAPQDISTFYSSTAPCRLPAWASCIGSVSPPVDCTQEKSMFCRLSADRPQGGEMRYYPFRLTPYQLTIRDSDAAEPQPCCLLIAERVHSGYEAPRIPPDKRIFTTSHSPSCLFQEVDERAVPLLGYLPQDLVGTPILLYIHPEDRPIMVAIHEKIFQFAGQPFDYSPLRMCARSGEYLTMDTSWSSFVNPWSRKVAFIVGRHKVRTSPLNEDVFTMPQDCESRTTTPDIVQLSEQIHRLLVQPVHSGSSQGYSSLGSSGSRGSHRSNQQHLSASAASSSESNSPVVDEVAGALHKPMTFQQICKDVHMVKTNGQQVFIESRNRPLPRKNTGTGTAGIRAINSDPIRGLIADMTNPCKSLVPAPLVQKEPSTSYSYQQINCLDSIIRYLESCNIPNTVKRKCGSSSCTASSTSDDDKQEPSGNSKGGSVNLVGEPPPLPPLTMATKAESVASVTSQCSFSSTIVHVGDKKPPESDIVMEEAPTTPTLAPPYAAQTPPTTITLTPLASSSALPTNAAIAPPLPPPPPPPPLLPQASQPDRDSRRSGSVGGGAAGGGGGRLGLTKEVLSAHTQQEEQAFLDRFKDLSKLRVLDQTVSSTVRCRTAAVNPLSQGVRCSRDYPAAGGGTGHRRGRGGKRLKHQESSDQPSSLGLSGSRQDPRSSTAPMPLNVPLVPPTTSSSWPSVGSQASMPSAPFAPGMLPIYPVYPPLTQPLPVPDPSRFPPAQMVPPMMAFVLPNYMFPQMGVPISQPGSTPGHFYNPNFSYPGVPTATVPTTLSNPVPTPGTCAPSRSSTPQSYTQTPVDREGAESPLFQSRCSSPLNLLQLEESPSNRLEVATALAASQQASPSVQGGAARGQSSANQRSSDDTSKENENAEANESNNDAMSTSSDLLDMLLQEDSRSGTGSAASGSGSSGTRSSGSGSGSNGCSSSGTSGTISSQGTHTSKYFGSIDSSENDHSRKQPAGGSSSAGGDGGEEQFIKCVLQDPIWLLMANTDDKVMMTYQLPVRDMETVLREDRESLRNMQKHQPRFTEEQRMGSDKNET
- the per1b gene encoding period circadian protein homolog 1b isoform X3, which encodes MSYDNSKSTPSSSTWGRMAGGDKKDQEAESQGLSVQKTSSGQLGDSVTQTGQRSGAGGGSSPSEGSRSGGSSGDQRGPASDDMDGISSGNDSGERESEGGMERENRSHGHQSARSSHSSSNGKDSGMILETTESNKSSNSQSLSPPSGSLVYSLPSSSSEHDPHSTSGCSSGQSARVQTQKELMKAIKELKLRLPAERKVKGHSSTLNALKYALQCVKQVRANKEYYHQWSVEECHGCSLDLSTFTIEELDNITSEYTLKNTDTFSMAVSFLSGKVVYVSPQGSSLLRCKPECLQGTMFSDLLAPQDISTFYSSTAPCRLPAWASCIGSVSPPVDCTQEKSMFCRLSADRPQGGEMRYYPFRLTPYQLTIRDSDAAEPQPCCLLIAERVHSGYEAPRIPPDKRIFTTSHSPSCLFQEVDERAVPLLGYLPQDLVGTPILLYIHPEDRPIMVAIHEKIFQFAGQPFDYSPLRMCARSGEYLTMDTSWSSFVNPWSRKVAFIVGRHKVRTSPLNEDVFTMPQDCESRTTTPDIVQLSEQIHRLLVQPVHSGSSQGYSSLGSSGSRGSHRSNQQHLSASAASSSESNSPVVDEVAGALHKPMTFQQICKDVHMVKTNGQQVFIESRNRPLPRKNTGTGTAGIRAINSDPIRGLIADMTNPCKSLVPAPLVQKEPSTSYSYQQINCLDSIIRYLESCNIPNTVKRKCGSSSCTASSTSDDDKQEPSGNSKGGSVNLVGEPPPLPPLTMATKAESVASVTSQCSFSSTIVHVGDKKPPESDIVMEEAPTTPTLAPPYAAQTPPTTITLTPLASSSALPTNAAIAPPLPPPPPPPPLLPQASQPDRDSRRSGSVGGGAAGGGGGRLGLTKEVLSAHTQQEEQAFLDRFKDLSKLRVLDQTVSSTVRCRTAAVNPLSQGVRCSRDYPAAGGGTGHRRGRGGKRLKHQESSDQPSSLGLSGSRQDPRSSTAPMPLNVPLVPPTTSSSWPSVGSQASMPSAPFAPGMLPIYPVYPPLTQPLPVPDPSRFPPAQMVPPMMAFVLPNYMFPQMGVPISQPGSTPGHFYNPNFSYPGVPTATVPTTLSNPVPTPGTCAPSRSSTPQSYTQTPVDREGAESPLFQSRCSSPLNLLQLEESPSNRLEVATALAASQQASPSVQGGAARGQSSANQRSSDDTSKENENAEANESNNDAMSTSSDLLDMLLQEDSRSGTGSAASGSGSSGTRSSGSGSGSNGCSSSGTSGTISSQGTHTSKYFGSIDSSENDHSRKQPRFTEEQKRELSQVHPWIRTGRLPRAINISGCTGCKSPPAVPPAAPFDVEIHEMELCSVLKAEEESAGETMKNLSETAHPEDEEDQGVDDKGTKKQDSSQDMAAEEQRMGSDKNET